A part of Tistrella mobilis genomic DNA contains:
- a CDS encoding F0F1 ATP synthase subunit B family protein, with translation MPQFEPSTFASQIFWLVVSFGLLYLLMSKIALPRIADILEVRQDRIAADLDRAEALKREAEEARAAYEAALANARAEAQKLLEQAGEQAQAEAQRQLDALDERLAAKVREAEAAVAAAKADAMADLASLATETAEAATAKLAGAPVDGAAVRSAVDAALAATSSRKE, from the coding sequence ATGCCTCAGTTCGAACCGAGCACATTCGCGTCGCAGATCTTCTGGCTGGTGGTGTCCTTCGGCCTGCTCTATCTGCTGATGTCGAAGATCGCGCTCCCGCGCATCGCCGATATCCTCGAGGTGCGCCAGGACCGTATCGCCGCCGATCTCGATCGTGCCGAAGCGCTGAAGCGCGAGGCCGAAGAGGCGCGTGCGGCCTATGAAGCGGCGCTCGCCAATGCCCGCGCCGAAGCCCAGAAGCTTCTGGAGCAGGCCGGCGAGCAGGCCCAGGCCGAGGCCCAGCGGCAGCTCGACGCGCTCGACGAGCGTCTGGCCGCCAAGGTCCGCGAGGCCGAAGCCGCCGTTGCCGCCGCCAAGGCGGACGCCATGGCCGATCTCGCGTCGCTCGCGACCGAGACCGCCGAGGCGGCCACCGCGAAGCTGGCCGGTGCGCCGGTCGATGGTGCTGCGGTCCGCAGCGCCGTCGATGCCGCCCTGGCCGCCACCTCGTCGCGGAAGGAGTGA
- a CDS encoding precorrin-8X methylmutase, giving the protein MSAAWLRVPDQIYARSFAIIRAEAELDRLPPALVPLALRVVHACGVVEVAANLAWQGDPAAAGRAALAAGRPVIADCRMVASGIIRRRLPAGTDILCGLDCDETAAIAARDGTTRSAAALDALGDRLAGAVVAIGNAPTALFRLLEIIAAGGPRPAAILAFPVGFVGAAESKQALVEAGCGVPFLTLPGRMGGSAMASAAVNALWAPNEEGAG; this is encoded by the coding sequence ATGAGCGCCGCCTGGCTGCGTGTGCCCGACCAGATCTATGCCCGATCCTTCGCCATCATCCGGGCCGAGGCGGAGCTTGACCGGCTGCCGCCGGCCCTGGTGCCGCTGGCGCTCAGGGTCGTGCATGCCTGCGGCGTGGTCGAGGTCGCCGCAAATCTGGCCTGGCAGGGGGATCCGGCCGCGGCCGGCCGTGCCGCGCTGGCTGCGGGGCGGCCGGTGATCGCCGATTGCCGCATGGTCGCCTCGGGCATCATCCGCCGCCGGCTGCCGGCCGGCACCGACATTCTCTGCGGGCTGGACTGCGACGAGACCGCGGCGATCGCGGCGCGCGACGGCACCACCCGCTCGGCCGCGGCGCTCGACGCGCTGGGCGACCGGCTGGCCGGCGCCGTGGTCGCGATCGGCAACGCGCCCACGGCCCTGTTCCGCCTGCTGGAGATCATCGCCGCCGGCGGCCCGCGCCCGGCGGCGATCCTGGCCTTCCCGGTCGGCTTCGTGGGGGCCGCCGAAAGCAAGCAGGCGCTGGTCGAGGCCGGTTGCGGCGTGCCCTTCCTCACCCTGCCGGGGCGGATGGGCGGCAGTGCCATGGCCTCGGCCGCGGTCAACGCCCTCTGGGCCCCCAATGAGGAAGGGGCGGGATGA
- a CDS encoding F0F1 ATP synthase subunit A, translated as MAEAHSPLEQFHIKRLVDLQIGGVDISFTNSSLWMFIAIAAVTLFLTLGSRSRALVPGRGQSMAEMSYEFVANMLRDNVGSEGRKYFPFIFTLFMFILFANLAGMLPYSFTTTSHIVVTFAMALFVWILTTVIGLVKHGGHFFSFFVPQGVPLWMMPLVVPIEIISYLSRPISLSVRLFANMVAGHTMLKVLAGFIVALGIAGVAPLVVVVGLTALELFIAALQAYVFAILTCIYLNDALHLH; from the coding sequence GTGGCGGAAGCACATAGCCCGCTTGAGCAGTTCCACATCAAGCGTCTGGTCGACCTCCAGATCGGCGGCGTCGACATCTCCTTCACCAACTCGTCGCTGTGGATGTTCATCGCCATCGCGGCCGTTACGCTGTTCCTGACGCTGGGCTCGCGCAGTCGCGCCCTCGTTCCGGGCCGCGGACAGTCGATGGCGGAGATGTCCTACGAGTTTGTCGCGAACATGCTTCGAGACAACGTGGGGTCGGAAGGCCGGAAGTACTTCCCCTTCATCTTCACGCTGTTCATGTTCATCCTGTTCGCCAACCTGGCGGGCATGCTCCCCTACAGCTTCACCACCACCAGCCACATCGTCGTCACCTTTGCGATGGCGCTGTTCGTCTGGATCCTGACCACCGTGATCGGTCTGGTGAAGCATGGCGGCCACTTCTTCAGCTTCTTCGTCCCCCAGGGCGTGCCCCTGTGGATGATGCCGCTGGTGGTGCCGATCGAGATCATCTCCTATCTGTCGCGTCCGATCAGCCTTTCGGTGCGACTGTTCGCGAACATGGTTGCCGGGCACACGATGCTGAAGGTGCTGGCCGGCTTCATCGTCGCGCTCGGTATCGCGGGTGTTGCGCCTCTCGTGGTGGTCGTGGGCCTTACCGCCCTCGAACTCTTCATCGCCGCGCTGCAGGCCTATGTCTTCGCGATCCTGACCTGCATCTACCTCAACGACGCGCTGCACCTGCACTGA
- a CDS encoding F0F1 ATP synthase subunit B family protein: MFSDPTFWVAVAFVLCIAGLGFLKVHKAIGGMLDARAAAIRAELDAAQKLREDAQALLAQYQRKQREAMQEAEQMVAHARTEAKRIVEMGQTQLAQSIERRERMAATKIAQAEADAIAEVRATAVDVAMAATEQVLRTQLSADRQAKLVDDTIAGLKTLH, from the coding sequence ATGTTCTCCGATCCCACTTTCTGGGTCGCCGTCGCCTTCGTCCTCTGCATCGCCGGGCTTGGCTTCCTGAAGGTCCACAAGGCCATCGGGGGCATGCTCGACGCCCGTGCAGCCGCGATCCGCGCCGAACTCGATGCCGCGCAGAAGCTGCGTGAGGACGCCCAGGCGCTCCTCGCCCAGTATCAGCGCAAGCAGCGCGAGGCGATGCAGGAAGCCGAGCAGATGGTCGCCCATGCGCGCACCGAAGCGAAGCGCATCGTCGAAATGGGCCAGACCCAGCTGGCCCAGTCGATCGAGCGTCGCGAGCGCATGGCCGCCACCAAGATCGCCCAGGCGGAAGCCGATGCGATCGCCGAGGTCCGTGCGACCGCGGTCGATGTGGCGATGGCGGCGACCGAGCAGGTGCTGCGCACCCAGCTTTCGGCCGACCGTCAGGCCAAGCTGGTGGACGACACCATCGCCGGCCTCAAGACCCTGCACTGA
- a CDS encoding sirohydrochlorin chelatase translates to MFGLGAGQGLMICGHGSRDQGAVDEFAELAIELRRRFAPVPVEYGYLEFARPIIRDGLDRLRAQGVREVLAVPGMLFAAGHAKNDIPSVLNTYQESVRSGGEMAGGRADPGFTIRYGRELGIDPRMLKAAGERVEAAIARADAARPATDPIPRHDTLLVVVGRGASDPDANSNVAKVGRMLWEGLGLGWAETAYSGVTFPLTEPALRHAVRLGFRRVVVFPYFLFTGILVNRIYDAVDRVAADFPEIEFVKARYLRDHPQVVETMIDRVQEILQGTGNMNCQMCKYRVQVLGFEAERGLPQESHHHHVEGIGTGAAGHDHGHDHHHHDHAHDHDHHHDHDHQHGHGHDHGHHHHGAGHDHGHHHHPYPHADHPLGPSSLNREASSLKKASGG, encoded by the coding sequence ATGTTCGGGCTTGGAGCCGGTCAGGGGTTGATGATCTGCGGCCATGGCAGCCGCGATCAGGGGGCGGTCGACGAATTCGCCGAGCTGGCCATAGAGCTGCGCCGCCGCTTTGCCCCGGTGCCCGTCGAATACGGCTATCTGGAATTCGCCCGCCCGATCATCCGCGACGGCCTGGACCGGCTGCGGGCCCAGGGGGTGCGCGAGGTTCTGGCCGTGCCGGGCATGCTGTTCGCGGCCGGCCATGCCAAGAACGACATCCCGTCGGTGCTGAACACCTATCAGGAAAGCGTGCGCAGCGGCGGTGAGATGGCCGGCGGCCGGGCCGATCCCGGCTTCACCATCCGCTATGGCCGTGAACTGGGCATCGACCCGCGGATGCTGAAGGCGGCGGGAGAGCGGGTAGAGGCGGCCATCGCCCGTGCCGATGCCGCCCGCCCGGCCACCGACCCCATCCCGCGCCACGACACCCTGCTGGTGGTGGTGGGCCGCGGCGCATCCGACCCCGACGCCAATTCCAATGTCGCCAAGGTCGGCCGCATGCTGTGGGAAGGGCTGGGCCTCGGCTGGGCCGAGACGGCCTATTCGGGCGTCACCTTCCCGCTGACCGAACCGGCACTTCGCCACGCGGTGCGGCTGGGCTTCCGGCGGGTCGTGGTGTTCCCGTATTTCCTGTTCACCGGCATTCTGGTCAACCGGATCTACGACGCCGTCGACCGGGTGGCGGCCGATTTCCCCGAGATCGAATTCGTGAAGGCCCGCTATCTGCGCGACCACCCGCAGGTGGTGGAAACCATGATCGACCGGGTGCAGGAAATCCTGCAGGGCACCGGCAACATGAACTGCCAGATGTGCAAATACCGCGTTCAGGTGCTGGGCTTCGAGGCCGAGCGCGGCCTGCCGCAGGAAAGCCACCACCATCATGTGGAGGGCATCGGCACCGGTGCCGCGGGGCATGATCACGGGCATGACCATCATCACCATGATCACGCCCATGACCACGATCACCATCATGATCATGATCATCAGCACGGGCACGGCCACGACCATGGGCACCACCACCATGGGGCCGGCCATGATCACGGCCATCACCACCACCCCTATCCCCATGCCGACCATCCGCTTGGCCCATCCAGCCTGAACAGGGAAGCGTCCAGTCTGAAGAAGGCATCGGGTGGATGA
- the cobI gene encoding precorrin-2 C(20)-methyltransferase, producing the protein MSGAGSTTGRLIGLGLGPGDPELITLKAARLLGSLGVIAHIRAAGAARGMALSIAGGLIAPGAVLVEIEMPMRDDRSPGAAAYDAGAAAIAAHLAEGRDVGLLCEGDPLTFGSFMYLAARLQGRFPVEVVPGITSMAGAAARIGLPLAARTDCLAMIPATLPAPELATRIAAADGMAFLKVGRHLPKLRRVLEEAGLLARAWYVERATWPGERILKLADLPDEAAPYFSLILVHRRGEATA; encoded by the coding sequence ATGAGCGGGGCAGGTTCGACGACCGGTCGGCTCATTGGTCTCGGCCTCGGGCCGGGCGATCCGGAGCTGATCACGCTGAAGGCCGCCCGGCTGCTCGGCAGCCTGGGGGTGATCGCCCATATTCGCGCGGCCGGCGCCGCCCGGGGGATGGCGCTCAGCATCGCGGGCGGGCTGATCGCGCCCGGGGCGGTGCTGGTCGAGATCGAGATGCCGATGCGCGACGACCGCAGCCCCGGGGCCGCCGCCTATGATGCCGGCGCCGCGGCCATCGCCGCCCATCTGGCGGAGGGTCGCGATGTCGGCCTCTTGTGCGAGGGCGACCCGCTCACCTTCGGCTCGTTCATGTATCTGGCCGCCCGCCTCCAGGGGCGCTTTCCGGTCGAGGTGGTGCCGGGCATCACCTCAATGGCCGGGGCGGCGGCGCGGATCGGCCTGCCGCTCGCCGCCCGCACCGACTGTCTGGCGATGATCCCGGCGACCCTGCCCGCGCCCGAGCTTGCGACGCGGATCGCCGCGGCCGACGGCATGGCCTTCCTCAAGGTCGGCCGGCATCTGCCCAAGCTGCGCCGGGTGCTGGAGGAGGCAGGCCTCCTGGCCCGGGCCTGGTATGTCGAGCGCGCCACCTGGCCGGGGGAGCGCATCCTGAAGCTTGCCGACCTCCCCGACGAGGCGGCGCCCTATTTCAGCCTGATCCTGGTTCACCGGCGCGGCGAGGCGACAGCATGA
- a CDS encoding AtpZ/AtpI family protein, giving the protein MDDRDDSGLKELEARLKQARSSTGRRTGDGPGNSREPVKGIGFAARVGTDILAALVVGLGLGWFIDRWLGTAPFGMLVFFLFGAAAGIRNAYAFAKRTMDEIDEGETQGNGPAAPPEGDGSGRRDDPARRDDTGQGR; this is encoded by the coding sequence ATGGATGACCGGGACGACTCGGGACTGAAAGAGCTTGAAGCCCGACTGAAGCAGGCACGATCCTCCACCGGCCGCCGCACGGGCGACGGTCCGGGGAATTCGCGTGAGCCGGTGAAGGGCATCGGGTTCGCCGCTCGCGTCGGGACGGATATCCTGGCGGCTCTCGTCGTCGGGCTCGGGCTTGGCTGGTTCATCGACCGCTGGCTCGGCACGGCGCCCTTCGGAATGCTCGTCTTCTTTCTATTTGGTGCGGCGGCCGGCATACGCAATGCCTATGCCTTCGCCAAACGGACGATGGACGAGATCGATGAAGGTGAAACGCAGGGCAACGGCCCGGCCGCACCCCCGGAAGGGGATGGTTCGGGACGACGGGATGATCCGGCACGGCGGGATGACACCGGCCAGGGCCGGTGA
- a CDS encoding ATP synthase subunit C family protein, with translation MELEAAKMIGAGLAVLALFGVGIGIGNIFSSLVSSLARNPSVRTTVFPLAMLGFALVEAVGLFALLIALIILFVF, from the coding sequence ATGGAACTGGAAGCCGCAAAGATGATCGGTGCCGGCCTCGCGGTGCTTGCGCTGTTCGGCGTCGGTATCGGTATCGGCAACATCTTCTCCTCGCTGGTCAGCTCGCTGGCGCGGAACCCCTCGGTCCGCACCACCGTGTTCCCCCTCGCGATGCTCGGCTTCGCGCTGGTCGAGGCGGTCGGCCTCTTCGCCCTGCTGATCGCGCTGATCATCCTCTTCGTGTTCTGA
- the cbiE gene encoding precorrin-6y C5,15-methyltransferase (decarboxylating) subunit CbiE has product MMDGATLTTATAPWITIIGIGEDGLAGLGTEARAEVAAAELLIGGDRHLAMLPAEDRRPRLAWPSPLKDLRPAIAAARGRRLVVLASGDPFCWGVGTTLARWFGADALNVHPAPSAASLVCARLGWPLPEVRIITLHGRPLALLDRHLQPGARLVIYTDDGAAPAAIAARLAERGFGASPMVVLECLGGPREALRRGTAGDWDPRPAADLNTVAVELVAAPATDWLPTLAGLDDDAFGHDGQLTKREVRAITLARLMPAPGALLWDLGAGNGSVAIEWLRAEPTARAIGIEQRPDRLDRARANARRLGVPGLKLIEGHLPEALAGLPVPDAIFLGGAVAQAGLIDHLVTLLPPGGRLVANAVTLSGEAALIEAQARHGGDLTRIQIARAEPVGPHLGWRAAMPVTQWAWRRA; this is encoded by the coding sequence ATGATGGACGGCGCCACCCTGACCACCGCAACCGCCCCCTGGATCACCATCATCGGCATCGGCGAGGATGGCCTGGCCGGTCTCGGCACCGAGGCCCGGGCCGAGGTGGCTGCGGCGGAGCTGCTGATCGGCGGCGACCGCCATCTGGCGATGCTGCCTGCGGAAGACCGGCGCCCGCGCCTGGCCTGGCCCAGCCCGCTCAAGGATCTGCGGCCGGCGATCGCGGCCGCGCGCGGCCGCCGCCTGGTGGTGCTGGCCAGCGGCGACCCCTTCTGCTGGGGTGTCGGCACCACGCTTGCCCGCTGGTTCGGGGCCGATGCGCTGAACGTGCACCCGGCCCCCTCGGCCGCAAGCCTGGTCTGTGCCCGGCTGGGCTGGCCGCTGCCCGAGGTGCGGATCATCACCCTGCACGGCCGGCCGTTGGCGCTGCTCGACCGCCATCTTCAGCCCGGCGCGCGTCTCGTTATATATACCGACGACGGCGCGGCCCCGGCGGCGATCGCCGCCCGTCTGGCCGAACGCGGTTTCGGGGCCAGCCCGATGGTCGTGCTCGAATGCCTGGGCGGCCCGCGCGAAGCCCTGCGCCGCGGGACGGCCGGCGACTGGGATCCGCGCCCGGCGGCCGATCTGAACACGGTCGCGGTCGAACTGGTGGCGGCACCCGCGACCGATTGGCTGCCGACCCTCGCCGGGCTCGATGACGATGCCTTCGGTCATGACGGCCAGCTGACCAAGCGAGAGGTGCGGGCGATCACCCTGGCCCGGCTGATGCCGGCGCCGGGGGCGCTGCTCTGGGATCTGGGCGCCGGCAATGGTTCGGTCGCGATCGAATGGCTGCGGGCCGAGCCGACCGCCCGGGCAATCGGTATCGAACAGCGGCCCGACCGGCTGGATCGGGCGCGGGCCAATGCGCGCAGGCTGGGCGTGCCGGGGCTTAAGCTGATCGAGGGCCATCTGCCCGAGGCGCTGGCCGGGTTGCCGGTTCCGGATGCGATCTTCCTGGGCGGCGCCGTGGCGCAGGCGGGGCTGATCGACCATCTGGTCACTCTGCTGCCGCCGGGCGGCCGGCTGGTCGCCAATGCCGTGACCCTGTCGGGAGAGGCGGCGCTGATCGAGGCTCAGGCCCGCCATGGCGGCGATCTGACCCGCATCCAGATCGCCCGCGCCGAACCGGTCGGGCCGCATCTGGGCTGGCGGGCGGCGATGCCGGTCACCCAATGGGCCTGGCGGCGCGCATGA